In a genomic window of Borrelia maritima:
- the glyA gene encoding serine hydroxymethyltransferase codes for MRDDQIFNLIEKEKLREKEHIELIASENFTSLEIRQAVGSVLTNKYAEGYPLNRYYGGCAFIDEIETLAISRAKELFGAKYVNVQPHSGSQANMAAIMALISPGDKILGMQLSHGGHLTHGSRVNFSGIFFNTYFYGVSRDSELIDYDEVLKIARDCRPNLIIAGASSYSREIDFKKFREIADDVSAYLLCDIAHIAGLIAAGFHNSSIDVAHLTTSTTHKTLRGPRGGIILSGKDFDELVNFNGKEKALFSAVNSTVFPGTQGGPLVHVIAGKAIAFREALQENFKEYIANVIKNTKVMAEYFKSEGFRIVSGGTDNHLFLVDLSSLDITGADAEKLLEGVNITLNKNAIPFDKKSPSLASGVRIGGAAITSRGLNEADSLNVAKFVVRALKAKSDIELKQIKKEVVKFIRDFDMP; via the coding sequence ATGAGAGATGATCAAATATTTAATTTAATTGAGAAAGAGAAACTAAGAGAAAAAGAACATATTGAGCTTATTGCATCTGAAAATTTTACATCTTTAGAGATAAGACAGGCTGTTGGGAGTGTTTTAACTAATAAGTATGCTGAAGGATATCCTTTGAATCGATATTATGGTGGTTGTGCTTTTATTGATGAGATTGAAACTTTAGCAATTTCAAGAGCAAAAGAGCTTTTTGGTGCAAAGTATGTTAATGTTCAGCCCCATAGCGGATCTCAGGCCAATATGGCTGCTATAATGGCTCTTATTAGTCCGGGCGACAAGATTCTTGGCATGCAATTGTCTCATGGGGGACATTTAACTCATGGCAGTAGGGTAAATTTTTCTGGCATATTTTTTAACACTTATTTTTATGGTGTTTCTCGGGATTCTGAGCTGATTGATTACGATGAGGTTCTTAAAATAGCTAGAGATTGTAGGCCAAATTTGATAATAGCTGGGGCTTCTTCTTATTCAAGAGAAATTGATTTTAAAAAATTTAGGGAAATAGCAGATGACGTTTCTGCTTATCTTTTGTGTGATATTGCGCATATTGCAGGCCTTATTGCTGCGGGATTTCATAATTCTTCGATTGATGTGGCGCATCTTACAACAAGTACTACGCATAAAACTTTAAGAGGGCCAAGAGGCGGAATAATACTTTCTGGAAAAGATTTTGACGAATTGGTAAACTTTAATGGAAAAGAGAAAGCTTTGTTTAGCGCTGTAAATTCTACAGTTTTCCCCGGAACCCAAGGGGGGCCTTTAGTTCATGTTATTGCGGGCAAGGCTATTGCATTCAGAGAAGCTCTTCAAGAAAATTTTAAAGAATATATTGCTAACGTAATAAAAAACACCAAAGTTATGGCTGAATATTTTAAATCGGAAGGATTTCGGATTGTTAGTGGCGGCACAGATAATCATTTATTTTTGGTTGATCTGAGCAGTTTAGATATTACAGGTGCTGATGCTGAGAAATTGCTTGAGGGGGTGAATATTACTTTAAATAAAAATGCTATTCCTTTTGATAAAAAAAGTCCTTCTTTGGCTTCTGGCGTTAGAATTGGGGGTGCTGCTATTACTTCTAGGGGTCTAAATGAAGCCGATTCCCTAAATGTTGCTAAATTTGTTGTTAGAGCTTTAAAAGCAAAGTCTGATATTGAATTAAAACAAATAAAAAAGGAAGTTGTAAAATTTATTAGAGATTTTGATATGCCTTAA
- the murB gene encoding UDP-N-acetylmuramate dehydrogenase: protein MLKSLNNFLKKINIAPQTKNLNEYTTYKIGNISKLFFIPENIQEAENLFKAAIEEKIKLFILGGGSNILVNDEKEIDFPIIYTGHLNKIKIHDNKITAECGANFENLCKIALDNGLSGLEFIYGLPGTLGGAVWMNARCFGNEISEILKKITFINDKGKIICKEFKKEDFKYKISPFQNKNFFILKIELNLKKENKKIIEEEMSKNKQARINKGHYLFPSSGSTFKNNKTFLKPSGQIIEECKLKGLSIGGAAVSEYHGNFIININNATSNDVKSLIEKVKTEVYLKTGLLLEEEVLYIGF, encoded by the coding sequence ATGCTTAAAAGCCTAAATAATTTTCTTAAAAAAATCAATATTGCTCCTCAAACAAAAAATCTAAATGAATATACAACATATAAGATTGGAAACATTTCGAAATTATTTTTCATTCCTGAAAATATTCAAGAAGCTGAAAATCTTTTTAAAGCGGCAATAGAAGAAAAAATTAAACTATTTATTCTTGGGGGAGGATCTAATATTTTAGTCAATGACGAGAAAGAAATTGATTTCCCGATAATATACACCGGGCATCTAAATAAAATAAAAATTCACGACAATAAAATTACAGCAGAATGTGGTGCAAATTTTGAAAATTTATGTAAAATTGCACTTGATAACGGCTTAAGTGGCCTAGAATTTATCTACGGGCTGCCCGGAACACTGGGAGGTGCAGTGTGGATGAATGCTAGATGCTTTGGAAATGAAATCTCTGAAATACTAAAAAAAATTACATTTATAAACGACAAAGGAAAAATTATTTGCAAAGAATTTAAAAAAGAAGACTTTAAATATAAAATATCACCTTTTCAAAATAAAAACTTTTTCATATTAAAAATTGAATTGAATTTAAAAAAAGAAAATAAGAAAATTATTGAAGAAGAAATGAGCAAAAACAAACAAGCAAGAATAAACAAAGGTCACTACTTATTCCCAAGCAGTGGAAGCACCTTTAAAAACAATAAAACATTTCTGAAACCTAGCGGACAAATAATTGAAGAATGTAAACTTAAAGGACTAAGCATTGGGGGCGCTGCAGTATCTGAATATCATGGAAACTTTATTATTAACATTAACAACGCCACTTCCAATGACGTAAAAAGTTTAATTGAAAAAGTAAAAACCGAAGTTTACTTGAAAACTGGACTTTTACTCGAAGAAGAAGTTCTTTACATAGGATTTTAA
- a CDS encoding cysteine--tRNA ligase, with translation MILKLYNTRTKNFSELTNFDGVKAYACGPTVYNYAHIGNFRTYIFGDLLIKTLRFLGYKVDYAMNITDIGHLTGDLDDGEDKVAKTAREKGLTVYEISEFFTEAFFKDCRKLNVVYPDKVLVASKHIPVMIEVIKILEEKKFTYFSNGNVYFDTSCFKSYGEMAGIDLIDKDMTLPRVDIDKFKRNKTDFVLWFTNSKFKDQEMKWDSPWGFGYPSWHLECAAMNLEYFKDTLDIHLGGVDHIGVHHINEIAIAECFLNKKWCDVFVHGEFLIMDYDKMSKSSGNFITIKDLEDQNFSSLDFRYLCLTSHYRNQLKFSFNNLKASKIARVNMINRLSYFYSSLDPVDVSVLSKDLKNFSFSVEKEYYDSFVEKISFDLNASQGLALLWEIIKSENLGPVSKLRLAFVFDEIMSLNLRKEILKNLENHDVAVDENMKTLIEERRIAKCEKNFKRADEIRDFFAKKGFVLIDTKEGTKVKRG, from the coding sequence ATGATTTTAAAGTTATATAATACTAGAACAAAGAATTTTTCAGAATTAACAAATTTTGACGGTGTTAAAGCGTATGCTTGTGGGCCTACTGTTTATAATTATGCTCACATTGGAAATTTTAGAACTTATATTTTTGGAGACTTATTAATTAAAACTTTAAGATTTCTAGGATATAAAGTTGATTATGCAATGAATATTACAGATATTGGGCATTTAACAGGCGATCTTGATGATGGAGAAGATAAAGTTGCTAAGACTGCAAGAGAGAAGGGTCTTACAGTTTACGAGATTAGTGAATTTTTTACGGAAGCTTTTTTTAAGGATTGTAGAAAATTAAACGTTGTATATCCAGATAAAGTTCTTGTTGCAAGCAAGCATATTCCTGTAATGATAGAAGTTATTAAAATTCTTGAAGAAAAAAAATTCACCTATTTTTCTAACGGCAATGTATATTTTGATACTTCTTGTTTTAAAAGTTATGGTGAGATGGCCGGTATTGATTTGATTGATAAAGATATGACTTTACCAAGGGTTGATATTGATAAATTTAAAAGGAATAAAACTGATTTTGTTTTGTGGTTTACTAATTCTAAATTTAAAGATCAGGAGATGAAATGGGATTCTCCTTGGGGGTTTGGTTATCCGAGTTGGCATTTGGAGTGTGCTGCTATGAATTTGGAGTATTTCAAAGATACACTTGATATTCATTTAGGAGGAGTTGATCATATTGGGGTTCATCACATAAATGAAATAGCAATAGCAGAGTGTTTTTTGAATAAGAAATGGTGTGATGTTTTTGTCCATGGAGAATTTTTGATTATGGATTATGACAAGATGTCAAAGTCAAGTGGGAATTTTATTACAATTAAAGACTTGGAAGATCAAAATTTTTCTTCTCTTGACTTTAGATATTTGTGTTTAACATCGCACTACAGAAATCAATTAAAATTTTCATTTAATAATCTTAAAGCAAGTAAGATTGCTAGGGTAAATATGATAAACAGGTTAAGTTATTTTTATTCATCTTTGGATCCGGTTGACGTAAGTGTGCTTAGTAAGGATTTAAAAAATTTTAGCTTTAGTGTAGAAAAAGAATATTATGACTCTTTTGTAGAAAAAATTTCTTTTGATTTAAATGCTTCTCAGGGATTAGCTTTGCTTTGGGAGATAATTAAATCTGAAAATCTAGGTCCTGTTTCAAAGCTTAGATTAGCTTTTGTTTTTGATGAGATCATGTCGCTTAATTTGAGAAAAGAAATTTTAAAAAATTTAGAAAATCATGATGTAGCTGTTGATGAGAATATGAAAACTTTAATTGAAGAGAGAAGAATAGCCAAATGTGAAAAAAATTTTAAGCGTGCTGATGAGATTAGAGACTTTTTTGCTAAAAAGGGTTTTGTTTTGATTGATACTAAGGAAGGGACTAAGGTTAAAAGAGGCTAG
- a CDS encoding DNA-binding protein — protein sequence MAIFLKNKYFYLSLIFIIFLFLFVFSGFLFYSRPIIYDISPIPTSHKDVIVIKGNNLGHTTGEININNNYLVKSSIISWSNTEIVFKITDEVNSGLIFVKSERGTSNELFLVISRQVPVKLNRDNIPFIFSEDKIILNSNSLTLLQGINLFSRSSTIKIFLETKDKLYTILPQNILDVSENRVEFITPKTLNSGGKLYVLLDNLESNKVPFSVKDDFFKWTLSDSKEFTITEQIYFTQDMNGNFDSIPKDINFNVFYLKPIDNERQKITGRSNGYLDFNIANLFFVNLKTNKFIFETRVKAYKLNLEFLDTKYLESIQVNKDINSQEYKTYVQDKRKDYLSYSSIDLMSLDSLISSMTAGSNSAYKLAKAIIDVLTLNFQIVENNLSLKDSIKERKISSNNLIVLTNLLFLKYEIPLKNIVGLYYDSNSFKLNEHFWFEFFLPEVGFIYFDIINAVLFKDNSKYFLNMSENYIQYGCKEDYDKNEFFGGYSDSKFLKYKSLTNESYSLMYRFVLEDNF from the coding sequence TTGGCTATTTTTTTAAAAAACAAATATTTTTACTTAAGCTTAATTTTTATTATTTTTTTGTTTTTATTTGTTTTTTCTGGATTTTTATTTTATTCAAGGCCAATTATTTATGATATATCCCCAATTCCCACTTCGCACAAGGATGTTATTGTTATTAAAGGAAATAACTTAGGCCATACCACAGGAGAGATTAATATTAACAATAATTATTTGGTTAAAAGTAGTATTATTAGTTGGAGTAATACTGAAATAGTTTTTAAAATTACAGATGAGGTAAATTCTGGGCTTATTTTTGTAAAAAGTGAAAGGGGTACTAGTAACGAACTTTTTCTTGTTATTAGTAGGCAAGTTCCTGTTAAGCTTAATAGAGATAATATACCTTTTATTTTTTCAGAGGATAAAATAATTTTAAATTCAAATTCTTTAACTTTATTGCAGGGGATTAATTTGTTTTCACGTTCTAGCACTATTAAAATTTTTCTTGAAACTAAGGACAAGCTTTATACAATTTTACCCCAAAATATTTTAGATGTTTCTGAGAATAGAGTGGAATTTATTACTCCTAAAACTTTGAATTCTGGTGGGAAACTTTATGTTTTATTAGACAATCTTGAAAGCAATAAAGTTCCGTTTTCTGTTAAAGATGATTTTTTTAAGTGGACTTTAAGTGATTCAAAAGAGTTTACAATAACTGAGCAAATTTATTTTACTCAAGATATGAATGGCAATTTTGATTCAATTCCCAAGGATATTAATTTTAATGTTTTCTATTTGAAACCAATTGATAATGAGCGTCAAAAAATTACAGGGCGTAGTAATGGATATCTTGATTTTAATATTGCTAATTTATTTTTTGTAAATTTAAAAACAAATAAATTTATTTTTGAGACTAGGGTAAAAGCTTATAAACTTAATTTAGAGTTTTTGGATACCAAATATTTAGAAAGCATTCAGGTTAATAAGGATATTAATAGTCAAGAGTACAAAACTTATGTTCAAGATAAAAGAAAAGATTATTTATCTTACAGCTCTATTGATTTAATGTCTTTAGATTCTCTGATTTCATCTATGACTGCGGGGAGTAATTCAGCTTATAAGTTGGCTAAGGCAATTATTGATGTTTTGACTTTAAATTTTCAAATTGTTGAGAATAATTTAAGTTTAAAGGATTCTATAAAAGAAAGAAAAATTTCATCTAACAATTTAATAGTTCTTACGAATTTATTATTTTTAAAGTATGAAATTCCGCTTAAAAATATAGTTGGGCTTTACTATGACTCGAATTCTTTTAAGTTGAATGAGCATTTTTGGTTTGAATTTTTTTTGCCTGAGGTTGGTTTTATATATTTTGATATAATAAATGCAGTATTATTTAAGGATAACTCTAAGTATTTTTTAAATATGTCTGAAAACTATATTCAATATGGGTGCAAAGAGGACTATGATAAAAATGAATTTTTTGGTGGTTATTCAGATTCTAAGTTTTTAAAGTATAAAAGTTTGACAAACGAATCGTATTCTTTAATGTATAGATTTGTTTTGGAGGATAATTTTTAA
- a CDS encoding J domain-containing protein — MPSLIRMFFWGLFLIFIFNPVLIGMLFILFPFVLILFSFLGVFRIYFTRDYSYSRSREFEFYKLSFLLMAKLLSILGTVTGEQLSYVNFIINSLNLSERGKSELYTIFHSAITKNNNADKILYTLKLGYFQHKDLFVWLFASLKEINRLSRYKNLEAEKFISYIGVFLELESDSYEAYKDINIKIVNPYSVLGLSYTASDDEIKKAYKSLVIKYHPDKFANDPVRQKDANDKFIKIQDAYEKICKERNIR; from the coding sequence ATGCCAAGCTTAATTAGAATGTTTTTTTGGGGACTATTCCTTATTTTTATTTTTAATCCCGTTTTAATAGGAATGCTTTTTATATTATTTCCTTTTGTTTTGATATTATTTAGTTTTTTGGGTGTTTTTAGAATATATTTTACAAGAGATTATTCATATTCTAGGTCTAGAGAGTTTGAATTTTACAAACTTTCTTTTTTATTAATGGCTAAATTACTGTCTATTTTGGGAACTGTAACGGGAGAACAGCTAAGTTATGTCAATTTTATTATTAATTCTTTGAATTTGTCTGAACGTGGTAAATCAGAATTGTATACTATTTTTCATTCTGCTATTACTAAGAATAACAATGCGGATAAAATTTTGTATACTCTTAAGCTTGGTTATTTTCAACACAAAGATCTTTTTGTGTGGCTTTTTGCTTCTCTTAAAGAAATTAACAGACTTTCTAGGTATAAAAACTTAGAAGCCGAAAAATTTATTTCTTATATTGGTGTTTTTTTGGAGCTTGAATCCGATAGTTATGAAGCTTATAAAGATATTAATATTAAAATTGTAAATCCCTACAGCGTTTTGGGGTTAAGTTATACTGCTAGTGATGATGAGATTAAAAAGGCCTATAAAAGTCTTGTTATAAAGTACCATCCTGATAAATTTGCAAACGATCCTGTAAGACAAAAAGATGCAAATGATAAATTCATTAAAATTCAAGATGCTTATGAAAAGATTTGCAAAGAAAGAAATATAAGGTAA
- a CDS encoding methyl-accepting chemotaxis protein translates to MTDENLIDVNLKNTKRFLYLVLFVFILFNFLFIGYAYINHKNEYLDRFDLDAKLFLNSVSAVIKAKYLESSRFLEELVKDSYRFGILVNSSKSFLLSSSLKFGDSLDENSDLFLRSREFSSIDKIFKTIPVAENSLEGIFFIPIGKNVLISNSNFSSLGLKDIRLDPIYSVPVEKNSKYYSRYMRIDGKIYSVVSFPVRDSVATLGVIGILVCFDEPLDIIENQLFSSLKLSSKDYNFFMLDRNYMPIFLNFNNLNSKSFSAAYSDNVLSKVISYTKKDSSVTRRTFNYASDFYSLNFVKTDDFLIQGLIFNVNSIPIVFKSNWIVFFIFLLSSFVIVLYLCNTFVFSLINDFNRIVDYQKSKSDPFSLEPTLEVKYSSTIVSYISSKLDNLSAKSNKSFENIKFYSKDLNNYLEQIETTVLNTESIDSSVLAYEQLKDTFSRFEKSIVDILKGFESVTDPINDLNKYILEISSNFEENVSFFYSIDKNLEIFNKVATINSSDIENIKSKVFDLNIVFENVNKNFADLLSQTNSLQSANKLLVSISAQTNMLAMNAAIEAAKAGDAGKSFAVVAEEIRKLAINSGKYSKTIKDELKTVDGIIAAINSEIDTIYKNFIDIQDNVDSNFSRHEKVDLTLAKHFKEIGEFKDRYLSYDTKIRDAKNMYKEIFNNHFFISGKFNNFSQDLKEFKVSKMNLDALNSLQEYSSLVKSSKDKIFKIKELIQKINDEIKDILF, encoded by the coding sequence ATGACCGATGAGAATTTAATTGATGTTAATTTGAAAAATACTAAACGATTTCTTTATTTAGTTTTATTTGTATTTATTTTGTTCAATTTTTTATTCATAGGCTATGCTTATATTAACCATAAAAATGAATATTTAGATCGCTTTGACCTTGATGCCAAGTTGTTTTTAAATAGTGTTTCTGCTGTTATTAAGGCTAAGTATTTAGAATCTTCTAGGTTTCTTGAGGAGCTTGTAAAAGATAGCTATAGGTTTGGGATATTGGTGAATTCTTCAAAGAGTTTTCTTTTGTCTTCAAGTTTAAAATTTGGAGACAGTTTAGATGAAAATAGCGATTTGTTTTTAAGATCAAGAGAATTTAGCTCTATAGATAAAATCTTTAAAACTATTCCTGTTGCAGAAAATTCACTCGAAGGTATATTTTTTATTCCTATAGGGAAGAATGTTTTAATATCAAATTCAAATTTTTCATCTTTAGGCTTAAAAGATATTAGGTTAGATCCTATTTATTCTGTGCCTGTAGAGAAAAATTCTAAATATTATTCAAGGTACATGAGAATAGATGGGAAAATTTATTCTGTAGTAAGTTTTCCTGTTAGGGATTCTGTTGCAACTTTGGGGGTGATAGGAATTTTAGTATGCTTTGATGAGCCATTAGATATTATTGAAAATCAGTTGTTTTCTTCTCTTAAATTAAGCAGCAAAGATTATAATTTTTTTATGCTTGACAGAAATTATATGCCCATTTTTTTAAACTTTAATAATCTTAATTCTAAGTCTTTTTCTGCAGCTTATAGTGATAATGTTTTGAGCAAAGTTATATCTTATACTAAAAAAGATTCTTCTGTCACTCGTCGCACCTTTAATTATGCAAGCGATTTTTATTCTTTAAACTTTGTAAAAACAGATGATTTTTTGATTCAAGGATTGATTTTTAATGTTAATTCCATTCCCATTGTGTTTAAGTCAAATTGGATTGTATTTTTTATATTTTTATTATCATCTTTTGTTATTGTGCTTTATTTATGTAACACTTTTGTTTTTTCATTAATTAATGATTTTAACAGAATTGTCGATTATCAAAAATCAAAAAGTGACCCTTTTAGTCTTGAGCCTACTTTAGAGGTTAAGTATTCTTCAACTATTGTTTCTTATATTAGTTCAAAGCTGGATAATCTATCGGCTAAGAGCAATAAATCTTTTGAAAATATAAAATTTTATTCTAAAGATTTAAATAATTATTTAGAGCAAATAGAGACTACAGTATTAAATACCGAGAGCATAGATTCTAGTGTTTTAGCTTATGAACAACTAAAAGATACTTTTTCTAGATTTGAAAAGTCAATCGTTGATATTTTAAAAGGCTTTGAATCTGTTACTGATCCGATTAATGATCTAAATAAGTATATATTAGAGATTTCCTCAAATTTTGAAGAGAACGTTAGTTTTTTTTATAGCATAGATAAAAATTTAGAAATTTTTAATAAAGTTGCTACTATAAATTCTTCTGATATTGAAAATATTAAAAGTAAAGTTTTTGATTTAAATATTGTTTTTGAAAATGTAAATAAAAATTTTGCAGATCTTTTGTCTCAAACTAACAGCTTACAAAGTGCAAATAAGCTTTTAGTTTCAATTTCAGCTCAGACCAATATGCTTGCTATGAATGCAGCAATTGAGGCGGCAAAAGCAGGTGATGCAGGTAAAAGTTTTGCAGTTGTTGCTGAGGAGATTAGAAAGCTTGCTATTAATTCTGGAAAATATTCTAAAACCATTAAAGATGAGCTAAAAACGGTTGATGGCATTATTGCAGCGATTAATTCAGAGATTGATACAATTTATAAAAATTTTATAGATATTCAGGATAATGTAGACAGCAATTTTTCAAGACATGAGAAAGTAGATCTTACTCTTGCTAAGCATTTTAAAGAAATTGGAGAGTTTAAGGACAGGTATTTGTCTTACGATACTAAGATTAGAGATGCTAAGAATATGTATAAGGAAATCTTTAATAACCATTTTTTTATTAGTGGCAAGTTTAACAACTTTAGTCAAGATTTAAAAGAATTTAAAGTTTCTAAGATGAATTTAGATGCATTAAATTCTCTTCAAGAATATTCATCTTTAGTGAAATCTTCTAAGGATAAGATATTTAAAATAAAAGAATTGATTCAAAAGATTAATGATGAGATTAAAGATATTCTTTTTTAG